One region of Streptomyces leeuwenhoekii genomic DNA includes:
- a CDS encoding DNA cytosine methyltransferase: MTGRVLDLFSCAGGAAMGYHYAGFAVDGCDIAERPRYPFAYHRGDALEYLAHLITTGAIERYSLVHASPPCQAGCALTVGTNASQGWGGIHTDLVAATRTLLDATGLPYVIEQPNGRARIRKDLSLCGEMFGLGVLRHRNFELGRWATAQPPHPRHRGYVRGHRHGVRRDGPYVAAYGNGGGKATVPEMQHAMGITWTDVREELTEAIPPAYTRFIGNAFLTARQEVFA, encoded by the coding sequence ATGACCGGCCGCGTCCTCGACCTGTTCTCCTGCGCCGGCGGGGCGGCCATGGGCTACCACTACGCCGGGTTCGCGGTCGACGGCTGCGACATCGCAGAACGCCCCCGCTACCCCTTCGCCTACCACCGTGGCGACGCCCTCGAATACCTCGCCCACCTGATCACCACCGGGGCGATCGAGCGGTACAGCCTGGTGCACGCCTCCCCGCCGTGCCAGGCCGGCTGTGCCCTGACCGTGGGCACCAACGCCTCGCAGGGATGGGGCGGCATCCACACCGATCTGGTGGCCGCCACCCGCACCCTGCTGGACGCGACCGGCCTGCCGTACGTGATCGAACAGCCCAACGGACGGGCCCGGATCCGCAAGGACTTGAGCTTGTGCGGCGAGATGTTCGGCCTCGGCGTGCTACGCCACCGCAACTTCGAACTCGGCCGCTGGGCCACCGCACAGCCGCCCCATCCCCGCCACCGGGGCTACGTGCGCGGCCACCGCCACGGCGTCCGCCGCGACGGCCCCTATGTCGCCGCGTACGGCAACGGCGGCGGCAAGGCCACCGTGCCCGAGATGCAGCACGCCATGGGCATCACCTGGACCGACGTGCGCGAGGAACTCACCGAGGCGATCCCGCCCGCCTACACCCGCTTCATCGGTAACGCCTTCCTGACCGCCCGGCAGGAGGTCTTCGCGTGA
- a CDS encoding DUF2637 domain-containing protein has product MFRPFRVDAVLVQAVIAGALSFAHLHDLAEAAGQSGWKAWAYPVSVDLLLVAVWRRLRTEASGLAWFWFLVALVASLGANIATAGLLDLDHVPAWLRIAVAGWPALAFLGGTLLAHQPTTPKPAPDPAAQPEPVVERADEPEPVPEITPPEPAPVLPKAPVPDAAPAVPPALVDHARKLAAEHRTRTGTEIDTATMRTRLGIPEDLAGAIVAQLA; this is encoded by the coding sequence GTGTTCCGTCCGTTCCGCGTGGACGCCGTACTCGTCCAGGCCGTGATCGCCGGCGCGCTGTCCTTCGCCCACCTGCACGACCTTGCCGAAGCCGCCGGACAGTCCGGCTGGAAGGCATGGGCCTACCCCGTCTCCGTCGACCTGCTCCTGGTCGCCGTGTGGCGCCGACTGCGTACCGAAGCATCCGGGCTGGCCTGGTTCTGGTTCCTGGTCGCCCTGGTCGCCTCGCTCGGCGCCAACATCGCCACCGCCGGACTCCTCGACCTCGACCACGTTCCGGCCTGGCTGCGCATCGCGGTCGCCGGCTGGCCCGCGCTGGCCTTCCTCGGCGGCACCCTGCTCGCCCACCAACCCACCACCCCGAAACCCGCCCCGGACCCTGCTGCCCAGCCCGAGCCCGTGGTCGAGCGCGCCGACGAGCCGGAACCGGTCCCGGAGATCACCCCTCCGGAGCCCGCACCGGTGCTGCCGAAGGCTCCCGTGCCGGATGCCGCCCCGGCGGTGCCCCCGGCACTGGTCGACCACGCCAGGAAGCTCGCCGCGGAGCACCGCACCCGCACCGGAACCGAGATCGACACCGCCACCATGCGCACCCGCCTCGGGATCCCGGAAGACCTCGCCGGCGCGATCGTCGCCCAACTCGCCTGA
- a CDS encoding mobile element transfer protein: protein MRPNRYYDVIRIGPVQVGTFHNGRGQTRHTAACTAPKCGFSTEHRDRSAAELAARTHRCA from the coding sequence GTGCGCCCGAACCGCTACTACGACGTGATCCGCATCGGCCCGGTCCAGGTCGGCACGTTCCACAACGGCCGGGGCCAGACCCGCCACACCGCCGCCTGCACGGCCCCGAAGTGCGGCTTCTCCACCGAGCACCGCGACCGCTCGGCCGCCGAACTCGCCGCCCGCACCCACCGCTGCGCCTGA
- a CDS encoding YdcF family protein yields the protein MISAQAWADARRLWEYHQMGHTPRPCSVAIGLGSHDLGVADTAVDLYKRGMAPLLLFTGATSPTTRERMPKGEAVHYRERALELGVPESVILVEPRARNTGENIRFSRAVLEEAGVTVSSVLLISKPYEERRAYATARKLWPEVEIISASTPMTFDEYIESIQDARLVIDMLVGALQRLLIYPDQGFMISQPVPGDVLESYERLCREGFTSRLLATNHTSA from the coding sequence ATGATCTCTGCACAGGCATGGGCCGACGCGCGACGCCTGTGGGAGTACCACCAGATGGGGCACACCCCGCGGCCATGTTCCGTAGCGATCGGGCTTGGCAGCCATGATCTGGGAGTCGCTGACACGGCGGTCGACCTGTACAAGCGCGGCATGGCACCGCTGCTGTTGTTCACCGGAGCCACCAGCCCCACGACCCGGGAACGGATGCCGAAGGGGGAAGCTGTCCACTACCGTGAGCGGGCACTCGAACTCGGCGTCCCAGAGTCCGTCATCCTCGTTGAGCCCCGCGCCCGCAACACGGGCGAGAACATCCGATTTTCCAGGGCGGTGCTGGAAGAGGCAGGAGTAACAGTCTCCTCGGTGCTTCTGATCAGCAAGCCCTACGAGGAGAGGCGGGCATACGCCACGGCGCGCAAGCTGTGGCCGGAAGTGGAGATCATCAGCGCCTCGACTCCGATGACGTTCGATGAATACATCGAATCCATCCAGGACGCGCGGTTGGTGATCGACATGTTGGTGGGTGCGCTACAGCGTCTGCTGATCTACCCCGACCAGGGCTTCATGATCAGCCAGCCGGTGCCCGGCGACGTGCTGGAGTCCTACGAGCGACTGTGCCGTGAGGGCTTCACCAGCCGACTCCTTGCCACCAACCACACCTCAGCCTGA
- a CDS encoding recombinase family protein, whose product MARRVGIYTRISRDDEGDALGVARQQQDCERLADLRSWQAVKVYEDNDVSAFKRNVVRGEFELMLRDLRAGLIDGIVAYDLDRLARQPRDLERLIEIYDERPRLEFATVTNDVNIGTPDGRTMARIMVAFANKSSHDASRRIKRKHLELAQQGKDSGGPAPYGWRKDDRTRVDPEAAKAIREAQREILAGVRIGTIRTRWQEQGLGNPREGTKRMAHHHVEHILTNPRLVGYRTYHGEILHGDDGRPVMGEWEPINTLEEWEAVCAAIAERKQKQPGKSLARKYLLSGIARCGLCKSKIRGQINQRWQPGSKAARFTYQCSVVNGGCGKVGRTGEPVDHLIARLVLEEQRTRATVTGVPVDQQWPKEAELEQVNQDIAQLVEAERTKQITVSTLLQLLPAKERARDELKLERARFYKDRKQAEAKGEAANLSVEEFFELPIEQQQVIVLHSLSAVIIHPAGRGRRKFDPSLIEPVWH is encoded by the coding sequence GTGGCACGCAGGGTGGGGATCTACACCCGCATCTCGCGGGACGACGAAGGCGACGCCCTCGGTGTCGCCCGACAGCAGCAGGACTGCGAGCGCCTGGCGGACCTGCGGTCGTGGCAGGCCGTGAAGGTCTACGAGGACAACGACGTGTCCGCGTTCAAGCGCAACGTCGTGCGCGGCGAGTTCGAGCTGATGCTGAGGGACCTCCGCGCCGGCCTGATCGACGGCATCGTGGCGTACGACCTCGACCGGCTCGCACGGCAGCCGAGGGACCTGGAACGCCTCATCGAGATCTACGACGAGCGCCCGCGGTTGGAGTTCGCCACCGTCACCAACGACGTGAACATCGGTACGCCGGACGGCCGCACCATGGCACGCATCATGGTCGCCTTCGCCAACAAGTCGTCGCACGACGCATCGCGCCGCATCAAGCGGAAGCACTTGGAGCTGGCCCAGCAAGGCAAGGACAGCGGCGGGCCCGCACCGTACGGGTGGCGGAAGGACGACCGGACCAGGGTCGACCCGGAGGCAGCCAAGGCAATCCGCGAAGCACAGCGCGAGATCCTGGCCGGCGTCCGCATCGGCACCATCCGCACGAGGTGGCAGGAGCAGGGCTTGGGCAACCCCCGCGAGGGCACCAAGCGCATGGCCCACCACCACGTCGAGCACATCCTGACTAACCCCCGGTTGGTCGGCTATCGGACCTACCACGGTGAGATCCTTCACGGCGACGACGGCCGGCCCGTCATGGGCGAGTGGGAGCCGATCAACACGCTCGAAGAGTGGGAAGCGGTGTGCGCAGCGATCGCCGAGCGGAAGCAGAAGCAGCCGGGGAAGTCGCTCGCCCGTAAGTACCTGCTGTCAGGGATCGCCCGCTGCGGACTGTGCAAGAGCAAGATCCGGGGCCAGATCAACCAGCGCTGGCAGCCGGGATCGAAGGCCGCCAGGTTCACCTATCAGTGCTCCGTGGTGAACGGAGGCTGCGGCAAGGTCGGCCGCACTGGAGAACCCGTCGACCATCTGATAGCTCGACTCGTGTTGGAGGAACAACGCACACGAGCGACGGTGACCGGCGTCCCGGTCGACCAGCAGTGGCCGAAGGAAGCCGAGTTGGAGCAGGTGAACCAGGACATCGCCCAACTGGTCGAAGCCGAGCGAACGAAGCAGATCACCGTGTCCACCCTCTTGCAACTCTTGCCGGCGAAGGAGCGGGCGCGGGATGAGCTGAAGCTGGAGCGGGCCCGGTTCTACAAGGACAGGAAGCAGGCGGAGGCCAAAGGCGAGGCTGCGAACCTGTCTGTTGAGGAGTTCTTCGAGCTACCGATCGAGCAGCAACAGGTGATCGTGTTGCACAGCCTATCGGCCGTGATCATTCACCCGGCAGGCCGAGGGCGTCGCAAGTTCGACCCAAGCTTGATCGAGCCCGTCTGGCACTGA
- a CDS encoding Yip1 family protein has protein sequence MSQLGRKARPERPGPARHPPGTGTFEDVAGFRIGRGRDNGAPQTRPQHPPYGQQTPQGPSYGYPPAPQPYPQQQPPSYGGGPGAPGSPWPQPNGGGYGGGGHGEPEYFGDGGAHPPGPAGPQGPHGGVPGAPAAPQGAYAANNPGHTQAFSIGEDPYTQGETYRAGSAAGPSGPIGPRLPWKELLKGIVTAPDQTFLRMRDYTMWGPALVVTFCYGLLAVFGFDGAREDAINATLSNAIPIVLTTSVAMVLSAFVLGVVTHTLARQLGGDGAWQPTVGLSMLIMSVTDAPRLVVAMFLGGDAPFVQILGWATWIAAGVLLTLMVRRSHDLPWPKALGASAIQLIALLSIVKLGTF, from the coding sequence ATGTCACAGCTCGGCCGCAAAGCCCGTCCCGAAAGGCCGGGCCCGGCACGTCACCCGCCGGGAACAGGTACGTTCGAAGACGTGGCTGGATTCAGGATCGGACGCGGCCGGGACAACGGCGCTCCTCAGACGCGACCGCAACACCCCCCGTACGGGCAGCAGACGCCGCAGGGACCGTCGTACGGCTACCCCCCGGCGCCGCAGCCGTACCCGCAGCAGCAGCCGCCGTCCTACGGCGGCGGCCCCGGCGCGCCCGGCAGCCCGTGGCCGCAGCCGAACGGCGGCGGCTACGGCGGAGGCGGCCACGGCGAGCCGGAGTACTTCGGCGACGGCGGCGCCCACCCGCCGGGCCCGGCCGGACCGCAGGGCCCGCACGGCGGCGTCCCGGGCGCCCCGGCCGCCCCGCAGGGGGCCTACGCCGCCAACAACCCGGGACACACCCAGGCCTTCTCGATCGGCGAGGACCCCTACACCCAGGGCGAGACCTACCGCGCCGGCTCGGCCGCCGGGCCGTCCGGCCCGATCGGGCCTCGCCTGCCCTGGAAGGAGCTGCTGAAGGGCATCGTCACCGCCCCCGACCAGACCTTCCTGCGGATGCGGGACTACACGATGTGGGGCCCCGCCCTCGTCGTCACCTTCTGCTACGGCCTGCTGGCGGTCTTCGGCTTCGACGGCGCCCGCGAGGACGCGATCAACGCCACCCTGTCGAACGCGATCCCCATCGTGCTGACGACGTCCGTCGCGATGGTCCTGAGCGCCTTCGTCCTGGGCGTGGTCACCCACACCCTGGCCCGCCAGCTCGGCGGCGACGGCGCCTGGCAGCCCACGGTGGGCCTGTCCATGCTGATCATGTCCGTCACGGACGCGCCCCGCCTGGTCGTCGCGATGTTCCTCGGCGGCGACGCGCCCTTCGTCCAGATCCTCGGCTGGGCCACCTGGATCGCGGCCGGCGTCCTGCTGACCCTCATGGTCCGCCGCTCCCACGACCTGCCCTGGCCCAAGGCGCTCGGCGCCTCGGCGATCCAGTTGATCGCCCTGCTGTCGATCGTGAAGCTCGGCACGTTCTAG
- a CDS encoding GntR family transcriptional regulator, producing the protein MAPKWRELADKLAEQIKKGDYKPGQQLPQIRELVAAGEGSKVTVHAAYKALEAEGLVTSTRGHGTVVRQQVPLKRLGIARYDKAKWRDGDEVAFIADRVASGRAYRRDEQTQTVSLVKAPPAVAAAHGLPEGADVYARARLVKEGDQPTHTLTSYYRPEHVEGTRLVDPTPGPAGRGGGFRVLYDAGYEIDHMKEELFARAPTPDEAKLLQLPPGEPVVELHRTTYTASGTVVEFAIGVHAASRFSWEYEFKVPDSAKDNREQS; encoded by the coding sequence ATGGCGCCGAAGTGGCGAGAGCTAGCGGACAAGCTGGCGGAACAGATCAAGAAGGGTGACTACAAGCCGGGCCAGCAGCTTCCGCAGATCAGGGAGCTCGTCGCTGCCGGTGAAGGGTCGAAGGTCACGGTCCACGCGGCCTACAAGGCCCTTGAGGCGGAGGGCCTTGTCACCTCGACGCGCGGACACGGCACGGTCGTACGGCAACAGGTTCCGCTCAAGCGGCTCGGCATCGCCCGTTACGACAAGGCGAAGTGGCGTGACGGTGATGAAGTCGCATTCATCGCGGACCGCGTGGCCTCCGGACGCGCCTACCGCCGGGATGAACAGACCCAGACCGTCAGTCTCGTCAAGGCCCCTCCCGCGGTCGCCGCCGCACACGGACTACCGGAAGGGGCGGATGTCTACGCCCGGGCACGTCTCGTCAAGGAAGGCGATCAGCCCACTCATACTCTGACCAGCTACTACCGTCCCGAACACGTTGAGGGCACCCGCCTTGTAGACCCCACTCCGGGACCAGCCGGCCGTGGCGGTGGCTTTCGGGTTCTCTACGACGCGGGTTACGAGATCGACCACATGAAGGAGGAGCTGTTTGCCCGGGCGCCCACGCCCGACGAGGCGAAACTCTTGCAGCTCCCACCGGGCGAACCCGTCGTCGAGTTGCACCGGACGACCTACACGGCCTCTGGCACAGTGGTCGAGTTCGCCATCGGCGTGCACGCGGCCTCGCGCTTCTCCTGGGAGTACGAGTTCAAGGTGCCGGACTCTGCGAAGGACAACAGGGAGCAGTCATGA
- the repSA gene encoding replication initiator protein RepSA gives MTDTATTAGLDPATLADVLRLAGSTGFDRIQDQIRRTGGCADPIHLQGATVTRDKATGKVLHSYSTDTEPGGRLRIACGNRRASRCPACAWTYAGDTYHLIRAGLVGDPNKGTPETIRDHPRVFATLTAPSFGPVHNRPGKRPCRCGIRHAEDAPELGTPLDPGTYDYAGAVLWNNYASELWRYFTIYLRREIAKRAGLTQKAAREASRVAFGKVAEYQKRGAVHFHAVIRFDGPDGPDSPPPAWATLDLLTDAIRAAAARVEVDVPASGHQPARTLRWGTQLDVRPIRAFGDGEEITEQAVASYVAKYATKAAETTGTVDRRIGNKEALVLLGIPDHPRRLIEACLDLHAVYPDRKLRDWAHMLGFRGHFSTKSRRYSTTLGALRQTRADYRAAQQREALGLPDPDDEEATTLTLAHWAYAGHGHTPGESWLAANIRRDIQHNRELAREELTGGALDEHGR, from the coding sequence GTGACCGACACCGCCACCACGGCGGGCCTGGACCCGGCCACCCTCGCCGACGTGCTGAGGCTGGCCGGGTCCACCGGCTTCGACCGCATCCAGGACCAGATCCGCCGTACCGGCGGCTGCGCCGACCCCATCCATCTGCAAGGCGCCACCGTCACCCGCGACAAGGCCACCGGCAAGGTGCTGCACTCCTACTCGACCGACACCGAACCCGGCGGCCGGCTCCGCATCGCCTGCGGCAACCGCCGTGCCTCCCGCTGCCCCGCCTGCGCCTGGACCTACGCGGGGGACACCTACCACCTCATCCGTGCCGGCCTCGTCGGCGACCCCAACAAGGGCACCCCCGAGACCATCCGCGACCACCCCCGCGTGTTCGCCACCCTCACCGCGCCCTCGTTCGGGCCCGTCCACAACCGGCCCGGCAAGCGGCCCTGCCGCTGCGGCATCCGCCACGCCGAGGACGCACCCGAACTCGGCACTCCGCTCGACCCCGGGACGTACGACTACGCGGGCGCGGTGCTGTGGAACAACTACGCCTCCGAGCTGTGGCGCTACTTCACGATCTACCTGCGCCGCGAGATCGCCAAGCGCGCCGGCCTCACCCAGAAAGCAGCCCGCGAAGCCTCCCGGGTCGCCTTCGGCAAGGTCGCCGAATATCAAAAGCGCGGCGCCGTGCACTTCCACGCCGTGATCCGCTTCGACGGACCGGACGGCCCCGACAGCCCGCCCCCGGCCTGGGCCACCCTCGACCTGCTCACCGACGCCATCCGCGCCGCCGCCGCCCGCGTCGAAGTCGACGTGCCCGCCTCCGGCCACCAACCCGCCCGCACCCTGCGCTGGGGCACCCAGCTCGACGTCCGGCCGATCCGCGCCTTCGGCGACGGTGAAGAGATCACCGAACAGGCCGTCGCCTCCTACGTCGCCAAGTACGCCACCAAAGCCGCCGAGACCACCGGCACCGTCGACCGCCGCATCGGCAACAAGGAAGCACTGGTCCTGCTCGGCATCCCGGACCATCCGCGCCGGCTCATCGAAGCCTGCCTGGACCTGCACGCCGTCTACCCGGACCGCAAGCTGCGCGACTGGGCCCACATGCTCGGCTTCCGCGGCCACTTCTCCACCAAATCCCGCCGCTACTCCACCACCCTCGGCGCCCTCCGCCAGACCCGCGCCGACTACCGCGCCGCCCAGCAACGCGAAGCCCTCGGCCTGCCCGACCCCGACGACGAGGAAGCAACCACGCTCACGCTGGCCCACTGGGCCTACGCCGGGCACGGCCATACCCCGGGCGAATCCTGGCTCGCCGCCAACATCCGCCGGGACATCCAGCACAACCGCGAACTCGCTCGCGAGGAACTGACAGGAGGTGCACTCGATGAGCACGGACGTTAA
- a CDS encoding HNH endonuclease — protein sequence MIRSSRDPDWTRDEIILACDLAMANGWKRLEYNDPRVIELSDLLQLMPIHPEETRTELFRNPNGVARKTVDITSRHPDYRGKPTNGNMLDVEVLNAFLTRPAEMAKVAQHIRDGLATGEFQALPPEAEEEDDYSAPEGRLLIRRHRSRERDKGLRKKKIDSVLRQGCPLTCEACGFDFEATYGPRGAGYIECHHIVPLHEAGEGRTKLSDLALICANCHRMIHRRAPWPTPGELRHLIQEARGQDKARIPLSRRLN from the coding sequence ATGATCCGTTCATCCCGGGATCCCGACTGGACGCGTGACGAGATCATCCTTGCCTGCGATCTGGCGATGGCTAACGGTTGGAAGCGATTGGAGTACAACGACCCGCGCGTGATCGAATTATCCGATCTGCTCCAACTTATGCCGATCCATCCCGAAGAAACGCGTACCGAGCTGTTTCGGAACCCAAATGGCGTGGCGCGCAAGACAGTCGACATCACGTCCCGACACCCGGACTACCGCGGCAAGCCCACGAACGGCAACATGCTTGATGTCGAAGTCCTGAACGCCTTCCTCACCCGGCCAGCCGAGATGGCGAAGGTTGCTCAGCACATTCGAGATGGCCTTGCTACAGGCGAGTTCCAAGCCCTACCGCCGGAGGCCGAGGAGGAAGACGACTACAGCGCACCAGAGGGTAGGTTGCTGATCCGTCGTCACAGGAGCCGGGAACGGGACAAGGGGCTGCGCAAGAAGAAGATCGATTCTGTATTGCGTCAGGGCTGCCCCCTCACCTGTGAGGCATGCGGCTTCGACTTCGAAGCGACCTACGGCCCACGGGGCGCCGGATACATCGAGTGCCATCACATCGTGCCCTTGCACGAGGCTGGCGAAGGACGGACCAAGCTCAGCGATCTCGCCCTAATCTGCGCCAACTGCCACCGGATGATTCACCGCCGCGCGCCATGGCCCACGCCCGGCGAACTCCGACATCTCATCCAAGAGGCAAGAGGTCAGGACAAAGCACGCATCCCTCTCAGTAGACGGCTGAACTGA